The following proteins are co-located in the Sphingobacteriia bacterium genome:
- a CDS encoding ankyrin repeat domain-containing protein encodes MHLAAIRDESYLVRNLVEKCGADLEIKNNEGMTPLLKVCAAKGDLFFIFKYLIRKGANVNTMDNQNLTPLFYAYVNNKAETITILEQQNAKFNTFNQSAIEKALIKAIEEENIEATHFLLNRLENSNYIVNDHNDTLLHFIIKSKTLNKHKIQKIYASYDYAEVGAIDYTETSVFEEPLALIIIIINKGAWITIKNKFGQNALDLAKELNRERTLKYLTELENFLNGKTNQSPSEFNNFIKYYNLFKDWPEELKVKAYNYLPGIIKLGFEKAKEFKALVEAIYKTNPNIAFEYSYHYAKGKVSIFRSICKNWREWEIYTSSEARSLVNEDIIRNIISQTDPMSDITITSILDGTFRSEVENCLNSNTNQQTKK; translated from the coding sequence TTGCATTTAGCTGCTATTAGAGATGAATCCTATCTTGTTAGGAATTTAGTAGAAAAATGTGGAGCAGATTTAGAAATTAAAAATAATGAAGGAATGACCCCATTATTAAAAGTATGTGCCGCGAAAGGAGATCTTTTTTTCATTTTTAAATACCTTATAAGAAAAGGAGCAAATGTTAACACAATGGATAACCAAAATTTAACTCCTCTTTTTTATGCATATGTTAACAATAAAGCTGAAACTATCACAATTTTAGAACAACAAAATGCTAAATTTAATACTTTTAATCAATCAGCTATTGAAAAAGCACTAATAAAAGCTATTGAGGAAGAAAACATAGAAGCCACACATTTTCTTTTAAATCGCTTAGAAAATTCAAACTATATAGTAAATGATCATAACGATACGCTTTTACATTTTATAATAAAAAGTAAAACTTTAAATAAGCACAAAATTCAAAAAATATATGCTAGTTATGATTACGCTGAAGTAGGAGCAATTGATTATACGGAAACAAGTGTTTTTGAAGAACCTTTAGCCTTAATAATTATCATTATTAATAAGGGTGCTTGGATTACAATTAAAAATAAATTTGGCCAGAATGCTTTAGATTTAGCAAAAGAATTAAATAGAGAGCGTACTTTAAAATATTTAACCGAACTAGAAAATTTTTTAAATGGTAAAACTAATCAAAGTCCATCTGAATTTAATAATTTTATTAAGTACTATAATTTATTTAAAGACTGGCCGGAAGAATTAAAAGTTAAAGCTTATAACTATTTACCTGGGATTATAAAATTAGGCTTTGAAAAAGCAAAAGAATTTAAAGCCTTAGTTGAGGCTATTTATAAAACAAACCCAAATATTGCGTTTGAATATAGCTACCATTATGCAAAAGGCAAAGTTAGTATATTTAGGTCTATATGTAAAAATTGGAGAGAATGGGAGATATATACTAGTAGCGAAGCAAGAAGTCTTGTAAATGAAGATATCATAAGAAATATTATTTCGCAGACTGATCCGATGTCAGATATTACTATAACTTCAATCCTTGATGGAACGTTTAGAAGTGAAGTAGAAAATTGTTTGAATTCAAATACAAATCAGCAAACAAAAAAGTAG